The following proteins come from a genomic window of Lycium ferocissimum isolate CSIRO_LF1 chromosome 4, AGI_CSIRO_Lferr_CH_V1, whole genome shotgun sequence:
- the LOC132052832 gene encoding phosphatidylinositol/phosphatidylcholine transfer protein SFH11-like isoform X1, protein MGDSFNPTPGTKSLVTTAVTTKNESKQHIISSGSNPFKNIRQIDLIKYGKQRRGSANQLVFFLVKVAALEAVRRISRSKCPFVWSSLQALQVVCYPPLKWMQRWNPFRVLVEGMQMLSRPLLVLSIATALSDHSEFNNDTSDSTQVSPDTNDTRADSESQLEVSSEQSIPSERVGNEVSQSVSSTSLASWLLKLYKDLEKQGICLPERIDEEELHQFFTAADGDFTRLLSSVKKTIRWRETYKILSRHELEVWSKMVFWHGFDQQHRPCLIVRLGLACTSLPSRDRPCFAQAVVSQVEHGVLHLVDQQNSQITVLVDCEGLTPLRLPMQMLRSCSTLLQDHFPNRLGCLFVIRLPPIVRVVAQTFVQIFKPVTRQKLRFEGEMYQKILAECLQTLPSYLGGQCTCSRCANLDMTQMPNTSMNDHQETAITEIINNPLDLTPLHSGEQTEIPTNYTCDQILRKGMLGILIFWVFVALIAGVFDPESRPVLPP, encoded by the exons ATGGGAGACTCCTTTAATCCCACCCCTGGGACAAAGTCTTTGGTCACAACTGCTGTCACTACTAAAAATGAATCTAAACAGCATATCATTTCTTCTGGCTCGAacccttttaaaaatataaggCAGATTGATCTGATAAAATATGGGAAGCAGAGAAGGGGAAGTGCTAATCAGTTAGTTTTCTTTCTGGTTAAAGTTGCTGCCTTGGAGGCTGTGCGTAGGATCTCACGGTCCAAATGTCCATTTGTATGGTCTAGCCTACAAGCTCTGCAAGTTGTATGCTACCCGCCACTTAAGTGGATGCAAAGGTGGAATCCTTTTCGGGTTCTGGTTGAAGGCATGCAG ATGCTATCGCGGCCACTGCTAGTGCTATCTATCGCTACAGCTTTGTCTGATCATTCAGAATTCAATAATGATACCTCAGATAGCACTCAAGTTTCCCCGGACACCAATGATACGCGTGCTGATTCAGAATCTCAGCTAGAAGTCTCTTCTGAGCAGTCTATCCCAAGTGAAAG GGTTGGCAATGAAGTTTCTCAAAGTGTGTCTTCCACAAGTTTGGCAAGTTGGTTGCTTAAGCTTTACAAAGATCTGGAAAAGCAAGGAATTTGCCTGCCAGAGAG AATTGACGAAGAGGAACTCCATCAATTTTTTACGGCTGCAGATGGAGATTTTACTCGCTTACTTTCTTCAGTGAAGAAGACAATTCGCTGGAGGGAGACTTACAAAATTCTTTCCAGACACGAACTTGAAGTGTGGTCAAAAATGGTCTTTTGGCATGGATTTGATCAGCAGCATCGACCCTGCCTCATTGTCCGCCTTGGCTTAGCGTGCACCAGCTTGCCATCTCGTGACAGACCTTGCTTCGCCCAAGCAGTTG TATCTCAGGTGGAGCATGGGGTTCTTCATTTGGTGGACCAGCAAAATTCTCAAATTACTGTTTTGGTAGACTGTGAAGGATTGACTCCATTGAGACTTCCCATGCAAATGCTGAGATCCTGTTCTACTCTTTTGCAAGATCACTTCCCAAACCGTCTAGGCTGTTTATTCGTTATACGCCTTCCTCCCATTGTTCGAGTTGTCGCACAAACCTTTGTGCAA ATTTTCAAACCCGTCACTAGGCAAAAATTGAGATTTGAAGGGGAAATGTACCAAAAGATTCTTGCTGAGTGTTTGCAAACACTCCCATCTTATCTTGGTGGGCAGTGCACATGCTCAAGATGTGCTAACTTGGACATGACCCAGATGCCTAATACGAGCATGAATGACCATCAAGAGACAGCGATAACTGAGATTATTAACAATCCTCTGGATCTAACACCACTCCATTCAGGTGAACAGACTGAAATTCCGACAAATTATACATGTGATCAGATCCTAAGAAAGGGCATGCTAGGTATCCTTATATTCTGGGTTTTTGTTGCTTTAATTGCTGGAGTATTTGATCCAGAAAGTCGTCCTGTTTTACCTCCTTAA
- the LOC132054691 gene encoding uncharacterized protein LOC132054691 encodes MASNLGPAFAYTVVYCKDVAKSVAFYAKAFGYNVRRLDENRKWGELESGATTIAFTPVHQHETDDITGQVQTPQSRGDRQPVELCFDYVDIDAAYKRAIENGALAVSEPEEKKWGQKVGYVRDPDGNIVRLGSHVRS; translated from the exons atggcaTCAAATCTGGGGCCAGCATTTGCTTATACAGTGGTATATTGTAAAGATGTTGCTAAATCTGTCGCTTTTTATGCTAAAGCCTTCGGCTACAACGTTCGTCGCTTAGACGAAAATCGCAA ATGGGGAGAATTAGAGAGCGGAGCTACCACAATAGCATTCACACCGGTGCACCAGCACGAGACAGATGACATAACGGGTCAGGTCCAGACCCCTCAATCTCGGGGTGATAGACAACCCGTTGAGCTTTGCTTCGATTATGTGGACATTGATGCTGCCTACAAG AGGGCAATCGAAAATGGAGCATTGGCGGTGAGCGAACCAGAGGAGAAGAAATGGGGACAGAAAGTTGGATATGTGAGAGATCCTGATGGTAACATCGTTAGATTGGGAAGCCATGTCAGATCCTAA
- the LOC132052832 gene encoding phosphatidylinositol/phosphatidylcholine transfer protein SFH11-like isoform X2 produces the protein MGDSFNPTPGTKSLVTTAVTTKNESKQHIISSGSNPFKNIRQIDLIKYGKQRRGSANQLVFFLVKVAALEAVRRISRSKCPFVWSSLQALQVVCYPPLKWMQRWNPFRVLVEGMQMLSRPLLVLSIATALSDHSEFNNDTSDSTQVSPDTNDTRADSESQLEVSSEQSIPSERIDEEELHQFFTAADGDFTRLLSSVKKTIRWRETYKILSRHELEVWSKMVFWHGFDQQHRPCLIVRLGLACTSLPSRDRPCFAQAVVSQVEHGVLHLVDQQNSQITVLVDCEGLTPLRLPMQMLRSCSTLLQDHFPNRLGCLFVIRLPPIVRVVAQTFVQIFKPVTRQKLRFEGEMYQKILAECLQTLPSYLGGQCTCSRCANLDMTQMPNTSMNDHQETAITEIINNPLDLTPLHSGEQTEIPTNYTCDQILRKGMLGILIFWVFVALIAGVFDPESRPVLPP, from the exons ATGGGAGACTCCTTTAATCCCACCCCTGGGACAAAGTCTTTGGTCACAACTGCTGTCACTACTAAAAATGAATCTAAACAGCATATCATTTCTTCTGGCTCGAacccttttaaaaatataaggCAGATTGATCTGATAAAATATGGGAAGCAGAGAAGGGGAAGTGCTAATCAGTTAGTTTTCTTTCTGGTTAAAGTTGCTGCCTTGGAGGCTGTGCGTAGGATCTCACGGTCCAAATGTCCATTTGTATGGTCTAGCCTACAAGCTCTGCAAGTTGTATGCTACCCGCCACTTAAGTGGATGCAAAGGTGGAATCCTTTTCGGGTTCTGGTTGAAGGCATGCAG ATGCTATCGCGGCCACTGCTAGTGCTATCTATCGCTACAGCTTTGTCTGATCATTCAGAATTCAATAATGATACCTCAGATAGCACTCAAGTTTCCCCGGACACCAATGATACGCGTGCTGATTCAGAATCTCAGCTAGAAGTCTCTTCTGAGCAGTCTATCCCAAGTGAAAG AATTGACGAAGAGGAACTCCATCAATTTTTTACGGCTGCAGATGGAGATTTTACTCGCTTACTTTCTTCAGTGAAGAAGACAATTCGCTGGAGGGAGACTTACAAAATTCTTTCCAGACACGAACTTGAAGTGTGGTCAAAAATGGTCTTTTGGCATGGATTTGATCAGCAGCATCGACCCTGCCTCATTGTCCGCCTTGGCTTAGCGTGCACCAGCTTGCCATCTCGTGACAGACCTTGCTTCGCCCAAGCAGTTG TATCTCAGGTGGAGCATGGGGTTCTTCATTTGGTGGACCAGCAAAATTCTCAAATTACTGTTTTGGTAGACTGTGAAGGATTGACTCCATTGAGACTTCCCATGCAAATGCTGAGATCCTGTTCTACTCTTTTGCAAGATCACTTCCCAAACCGTCTAGGCTGTTTATTCGTTATACGCCTTCCTCCCATTGTTCGAGTTGTCGCACAAACCTTTGTGCAA ATTTTCAAACCCGTCACTAGGCAAAAATTGAGATTTGAAGGGGAAATGTACCAAAAGATTCTTGCTGAGTGTTTGCAAACACTCCCATCTTATCTTGGTGGGCAGTGCACATGCTCAAGATGTGCTAACTTGGACATGACCCAGATGCCTAATACGAGCATGAATGACCATCAAGAGACAGCGATAACTGAGATTATTAACAATCCTCTGGATCTAACACCACTCCATTCAGGTGAACAGACTGAAATTCCGACAAATTATACATGTGATCAGATCCTAAGAAAGGGCATGCTAGGTATCCTTATATTCTGGGTTTTTGTTGCTTTAATTGCTGGAGTATTTGATCCAGAAAGTCGTCCTGTTTTACCTCCTTAA
- the LOC132052835 gene encoding WUSCHEL-related homeobox 2 codes for MNDNMSVDMLASGGTPVGSRWNPTNEQIELLESLYRQGIRTPSAEQIQQITGRLRAFGHIEGKNVFYWFQNHKARQRQKQKQDKFAYFNGFLHRTSVFPPPCPNVGCSPYYAPQSNLGFYQQYPVPSLILPAGPGGFKRRATYDATAALYINATTTHPPENNSANANKQFNQETLNLFPLHPTGVLQEKTTSSSSSTTSAHDQSCVVTSCPSNSVEAVNCFTDLGIGAADHRPVFNVLCGKGPC; via the exons atgaaTGATAATATGAGTGTGGATATGTTAGCATCTGGTGGAACTCCAGTAGGGTCTAGGTGGAATCCAACGAATGAACAAATTGAGTTGCTTGAGAGTTTATACAGGCAAGGGATAAGAACACCAAGTGCTGAGCAGATACAACAGATTACGGGGAGGCTAAGGGCTTTTGGTCACATTGAGGGGAAGAATGTGTTTTATTGGTTTCAAAATCATAAGGCAAGGCAACGACAGAAACAGAAGCAAGATAAATTTGCTTATTTCAATGGCTTTCTTCATCGGACTTCTGTTTTTCCACCACCTTGCCCAAATg TTGGTTGCAGCCCTTATTACGCACCACAAAGCAATCTAGGGTTTTATCAGCAGTATCCAGTTCCCAGTCTTATCCTCCCAGCTGGACCCGGCGGTTTCAAAAGGAGAGCAACTTATGATGCTACTGCTGCTTTATACATCAATGCTACTACTACTCATCCTCCAGAAAATAACAGTGCAAATGCAAATAAGCAGTTTAATCAAGAAACTTTAAATCTTTTCCCGCTGCACCCAACTGGGGTTTTACAAGAAAAGACTACCAgctcttcttcttctactaCTTCTGCACATGATCAGTCCTGTGTTGTTACTAGTTGTCCTTCAAATTCAGTGGAAGCTGTAAACTGTTTTACTGATCTTGGAATTGGTGCTGCTGATCATCGTCCAGTGTTTAACGTCCTATGTGGAAAGGGTCCTTGTTAG